In one window of Candidatus Zixiibacteriota bacterium DNA:
- a CDS encoding Fic family protein: MKKSDKQKIKELFFKLKDTCDSSPLVKKEIITALRIQNVLSSNTLENDFIDSIFLDSALYRGNIRVKEFSNPVYRKCFLEVKDCDRMLRYLEVRASKKAELSVTLLLKLHRIIFENSWPDIAGQFRNVDVRIRGIKQRLPHYTQIKEIIYQHVGWVDGILKLLGPVTPNNFYEIFHIAADLQRRIIHTYPFQAGNWRIARAMSDYILLYSGMTYNIIGASDYDNYISTIGNSKITDFSDFEEFLLGCYGETLNRVIGFTKLKNKF; encoded by the coding sequence ATGAAAAAATCAGATAAGCAAAAAATAAAAGAACTATTCTTCAAATTAAAAGATACATGCGATAGTTCGCCGCTGGTCAAAAAAGAAATAATCACCGCCTTGAGAATTCAAAATGTGTTAAGCTCAAATACGTTGGAAAATGATTTTATTGATTCGATTTTTCTTGATTCGGCTCTGTACCGAGGCAATATTAGAGTGAAAGAATTTTCTAATCCTGTTTATCGAAAGTGTTTCTTGGAGGTTAAAGACTGCGACCGCATGCTTCGCTATCTCGAAGTCAGAGCTTCTAAAAAAGCAGAATTATCTGTTACATTGCTTCTGAAACTCCATCGAATAATATTCGAAAATAGCTGGCCTGATATTGCCGGTCAATTTCGCAATGTTGATGTCCGGATACGAGGAATAAAACAGCGGCTGCCGCATTACACGCAAATTAAGGAAATTATATACCAGCATGTAGGTTGGGTCGATGGAATTTTAAAACTGCTGGGACCGGTTACGCCGAATAACTTTTATGAGATATTTCATATCGCCGCCGATCTTCAACGTCGGATTATCCATACCTACCCGTTTCAAGCCGGAAACTGGCGAATTGCAAGGGCAATGTCTGACTATATATTGCTTTACAGCGGAATGACCTATAATATAATCGGGGCAAGCGACTACGATAATTATATATCGACAATAGGCAATTCCAAAATCACGGATTTTTCCGATTTTGAGGAATTTTTGCTTGGCTGTTATGGTGAAACATTGAATCGGGTTATCGGCTTCACCAAGCTAAAAAACAAATTCTGA
- a CDS encoding RloB domain-containing protein: MVSKGRKFLKDAEIKRRKPKKHVRERILIACEGYKTEHQYFKIIKQQFRNSSLIIKVVSKRNKAAAIQVVDNAIKEQENVEKNRIKDPYDSIWCVIDVEAPHPQETLDQAYNKAQKHKIKIILSNPCFEYWYLLHFEKTSRLMQSCDETIRLLKNYHSSYYESDLSIIEKVLERKDTAIQNSIEVINEKQWGNDLRKCNPSTHVYKLVEHLFKMQS; encoded by the coding sequence ATGGTTAGTAAAGGACGTAAGTTTCTCAAAGATGCCGAAATAAAGCGACGCAAGCCCAAAAAGCATGTAAGAGAAAGAATTTTAATTGCATGTGAAGGATATAAGACTGAACATCAATACTTTAAGATAATTAAACAACAATTCAGAAATTCTTCTTTGATAATTAAAGTTGTTAGCAAAAGGAATAAAGCAGCAGCTATACAAGTTGTCGATAATGCGATTAAGGAGCAAGAAAATGTTGAAAAAAACAGAATTAAAGATCCTTATGATTCAATATGGTGTGTAATTGATGTTGAGGCTCCACATCCTCAAGAAACTCTTGATCAAGCATATAATAAAGCTCAAAAACACAAAATCAAAATTATTCTAAGCAATCCCTGTTTTGAATACTGGTATCTATTACATTTTGAAAAAACAAGTAGGTTAATGCAAAGTTGTGATGAGACCATTAGACTGCTTAAAAACTATCATAGTTCTTACTATGAAAGCGATCTTAGTATAATTGAAAAAGTTCTTGAGCGAAAAGATACCGCTATACAAAATTCTATAGAAGTAATAAATGAAAAGCAATGGGGTAATGATTTAAGAAAGTGTAATCCGTCAACGCATGTTTATAAATTAGTAGAGCATCTCTTTAAAATGCAATCCTGA
- a CDS encoding cation:proton antiporter: protein MDNLAYLRDIVVILGFAIVIVTVFHRFKLPSIAGFILAGILVGPQGLGLVNDVHQVEILAEVGVALLLFGIGLELSLEKLRRLWKLILTGGFLQVGLSISVVFIISKFFGLADNTALFIGFLIALSSTAIVLRELQQRGDVDAPHGRLTLGILVFQDFSVIPMILVIPLLSSSESSAKDLLGALIWACIIIVGVLFGARIIIPRILNVIARTRQRHLFIMAVFTICIGTAWLISSAGVSLAIGAFLAGLIVAESEYRHQALADLIPFREVFASLFFVSIGMLLIPSIIIENYFLILMLLTAIIVGKFIIVFITAAIIRLPLRVCLLAAVALTQVGEFSLVLSYAAKGTGLLDKSLEINLISAVILSMFITPFAIPFGPRLAAVAGRLRIFTRLFKTAIDEGAVDKIQTIHSHIIVGGYGFAGQELAQTLDECDIPYVIVDLNIDNVRKAGRKGRHAYFGDVTNHEVLEHLRAGYAKELVLLINDPGAAERAVKVARSLAPNLYIVVRTQYMLDIKPLLAAGANDVISAEQEAAVEVASRLLNRHQVESPQIAKRCSQIRNRHN from the coding sequence ATGGATAATTTGGCTTACTTGCGCGATATAGTTGTAATTCTTGGCTTTGCCATAGTTATCGTAACAGTATTTCATAGATTCAAACTACCGTCCATCGCAGGCTTTATACTGGCTGGCATATTAGTTGGTCCCCAAGGTCTTGGCTTAGTCAACGATGTTCATCAGGTTGAGATTTTAGCCGAGGTTGGCGTTGCCCTTTTATTATTCGGTATCGGCTTAGAGCTTTCGCTTGAGAAACTTCGACGCCTTTGGAAGCTGATTCTAACGGGAGGTTTTCTTCAAGTCGGCCTGAGTATTTCTGTTGTTTTCATTATTTCAAAATTTTTTGGGCTGGCAGACAACACCGCTTTATTTATAGGTTTTCTAATTGCTTTATCAAGTACTGCCATAGTCCTCAGAGAATTACAGCAGCGGGGTGATGTGGATGCTCCTCACGGACGCCTTACTCTTGGCATACTTGTTTTTCAGGATTTCAGCGTGATACCGATGATTTTGGTTATCCCGCTCTTAAGCAGTTCGGAGTCATCCGCAAAGGATTTGCTCGGCGCCCTTATATGGGCTTGTATAATTATTGTCGGAGTACTGTTTGGGGCGCGAATTATTATCCCGCGAATACTAAATGTTATTGCCAGAACACGTCAGCGGCACTTGTTTATTATGGCCGTTTTTACTATTTGCATCGGTACTGCCTGGCTTATCTCAAGCGCAGGCGTTTCGCTTGCTATCGGCGCTTTTCTGGCTGGATTGATTGTTGCCGAAAGTGAATATCGTCATCAAGCGCTGGCGGATCTTATTCCATTTCGGGAAGTGTTCGCCAGCCTGTTTTTTGTTTCAATAGGTATGCTGCTGATTCCAAGTATTATTATCGAGAATTATTTTCTGATACTTATGCTTCTAACGGCAATCATAGTCGGTAAATTTATAATAGTTTTTATCACTGCCGCAATAATACGTTTGCCGCTAAGGGTATGCCTGTTAGCTGCTGTGGCATTAACACAGGTTGGAGAATTCTCTCTTGTTCTATCGTATGCCGCCAAGGGTACCGGTTTATTGGATAAGTCTCTCGAAATTAATTTGATTTCGGCAGTTATTCTCTCGATGTTTATAACTCCTTTTGCTATCCCTTTTGGCCCGCGCCTTGCCGCCGTAGCGGGCAGACTGCGGATTTTTACTCGCTTGTTCAAGACTGCCATCGATGAGGGCGCTGTTGATAAAATCCAAACTATACATAGCCATATTATTGTAGGCGGATACGGTTTTGCCGGTCAGGAGCTTGCACAGACTCTTGATGAATGTGATATCCCCTATGTAATCGTAGATCTTAATATTGATAATGTGCGAAAAGCCGGTCGTAAAGGCAGGCACGCATATTTCGGTGATGTTACCAACCATGAAGTACTCGAGCATTTGAGGGCGGGATATGCTAAAGAGTTAGTTCTACTGATTAACGACCCGGGAGCCGCAGAACGAGCTGTAAAGGTTGCTCGCAGTCTTGCCCCAAATTTGTATATCGTAGTAAGAACACAGTACATGCTTGACATCAAACCGCTCCTTGCGGCGGGCGCCAACGATGTAATATCCGCTGAACAGGAAGCTGCCGTTGAGGTCGCTTCTCGTCTGCTTAACAGACATCAGGTAGAATCCCCGCAGATTGCCAAGCGCTGTTCCCAAATTCGCAATCGACATAATTGA
- a CDS encoding ABC-F family ATP-binding cassette domain-containing protein, translating into MIIASISNLTKSYPSIRVLDDICLAIKSGEKIGLVGANGTGKTTLLEIIFGLVDIESGSVDIIKGTKVEYLPQSFADSIDNKNKIDVSLFDFVRSGFGELLTLKEKIESLEKKISAGLATRKEKNRYSEALHSFEFHNGYGIEARVEKIMAGLGFSKDMFDVSLGILSGGEKNRALLARLLVVNPDFMLLDEPTNHLDINGIEFLENYLKTSPSAALIVSHDRRFLDRTVNKIWEIHAARIKSYQGNYSVYLQAKSKQEELELKAYNQQREFIKKTKTFIAKNIAGQKTKQAQSRRKMLARLERLNKPASAEKSIGIRLDDIARSDRIICRFDGVKFSYEEKPILKSAEFTIERGEKIGLIGSNGSGKTTILELAANRIKQDSGEIIRGKKITPGYFRQIRDEFRPADKVIDIIARVLPDYTEGKQRDYLASFLFVGDDVFRQIGTFSGGQQSRLALAMLLAKQPNFLALDEPTNHLDIQSREVLEQALAEYNGTLLVVSHDRYFLDSVVDKIYNLHDGYIKTYLGNYSYFESKRLEIKQAAEKIIKAKTPKTIKQKNKRINPLIIQKIEKEIESLELKLTDIETMIISREHISDWAKLQSMQDEKNELEKKILLMYEKLDELTSTEK; encoded by the coding sequence ATGATTATTGCTTCGATTTCAAACCTAACCAAATCTTACCCATCGATAAGGGTTTTAGATGATATTTGCCTCGCTATTAAAAGCGGCGAAAAGATTGGTCTGGTTGGCGCTAATGGCACTGGAAAAACTACTTTGCTTGAGATTATTTTCGGCTTAGTCGATATTGAATCGGGTTCTGTGGATATTATCAAGGGTACTAAAGTAGAATACCTGCCCCAATCGTTTGCCGATTCTATTGATAACAAGAACAAAATCGATGTAAGCTTATTCGATTTTGTCAGGTCTGGTTTCGGGGAATTGCTGACCTTAAAGGAAAAAATCGAAAGCCTCGAGAAAAAGATTTCAGCCGGTTTGGCAACCCGAAAGGAAAAAAACAGATACAGCGAGGCGCTTCATTCATTTGAATTTCACAATGGCTATGGCATTGAAGCTCGGGTTGAGAAAATTATGGCCGGTTTGGGGTTTTCAAAGGATATGTTTGATGTAAGCTTAGGCATATTGTCGGGCGGTGAGAAGAATCGAGCACTGCTTGCCCGCCTTTTAGTGGTTAACCCCGATTTTATGCTTTTAGACGAGCCAACCAACCATTTGGATATTAATGGCATCGAGTTTTTGGAAAATTATCTGAAAACATCGCCGTCAGCAGCCCTTATAGTCTCGCACGATAGGCGGTTTTTAGACCGCACTGTCAACAAAATATGGGAAATTCATGCCGCCAGAATAAAGTCATATCAGGGAAACTACAGCGTATATTTGCAGGCCAAATCGAAACAGGAGGAATTAGAGCTTAAGGCATATAATCAACAGCGGGAGTTCATAAAAAAAACCAAAACATTTATTGCCAAAAATATAGCCGGACAAAAAACAAAACAAGCTCAATCGCGACGGAAAATGCTGGCCCGGCTTGAACGCCTTAACAAACCTGCCTCAGCAGAAAAAAGCATCGGAATCAGATTAGATGATATTGCCAGGTCTGACCGTATAATCTGCCGATTCGATGGCGTTAAATTCAGTTATGAAGAAAAGCCTATTTTGAAGAGTGCTGAATTCACAATTGAAAGAGGCGAAAAAATCGGGCTTATTGGCAGCAACGGGTCGGGAAAGACAACTATTCTCGAACTGGCAGCTAACAGGATTAAACAAGACAGCGGTGAAATAATTCGCGGGAAAAAGATAACTCCGGGCTATTTCCGTCAAATTCGGGATGAGTTTCGCCCCGCTGATAAAGTCATCGATATAATCGCCCGTGTTTTGCCTGATTATACCGAGGGCAAGCAGCGCGATTATTTAGCCTCATTTTTATTTGTGGGCGATGATGTTTTCAGGCAGATTGGGACATTCTCCGGAGGCCAGCAAAGCCGTCTTGCCTTAGCTATGCTTTTAGCAAAACAGCCGAATTTCTTAGCGCTTGATGAGCCGACCAATCACCTCGATATCCAATCACGCGAGGTCTTGGAGCAAGCTCTCGCCGAATACAACGGAACCTTGCTGGTAGTTTCGCATGACAGGTATTTCCTCGATAGTGTAGTAGATAAAATCTATAATCTACATGATGGTTATATTAAAACATATCTCGGTAATTATTCATATTTCGAATCTAAAAGGCTTGAAATAAAACAAGCGGCTGAAAAGATTATTAAAGCAAAAACCCCAAAAACCATAAAACAGAAAAACAAAAGGATTAATCCTCTCATAATTCAAAAAATCGAAAAAGAAATTGAATCGCTGGAACTGAAACTAACTGATATTGAAACTATGATTATTTCCAGAGAACACATTTCTGATTGGGCAAAACTTCAGTCTATGCAGGATGAGAAAAATGAACTGGAAAAAAAGATTCTTTTAATGTATGAAAAGCTTGATGAACTTACATCGACTGAAAAATAA
- a CDS encoding ATP-binding protein yields MLVEFRVKNYRSFRDEQTLSMVASNDKKTLPDNCMPAGKLRLLKSAGIYGPNASGKSNLIKALSTMKIIVSNSANQKPESELPIEPFFLDDNLSKEPSSFEVIFYYNDVRYQYGFTTTRERIHDEWLFASPEGRSQLWFQRIYDEKKDETEWKFGSFLKGDKQKIADKTRNNSLFTSVGAQWNNEQLTQIYKWFNKHLAFIAKNSSIELFTAMLCYFSSNDERLKNKLTNHIIDLLRKADFGISNINVTKKQFEKPDFPDKMPNIIQKDILFEMEKSSYDVKFTHQNIINNKNIEFPLLNESDGTQRFFHLIGPILDSIASRDTLIIDELEESLHPLLAHELIKYFQNSDVNQKGSQLIFATHDTTLMNSELLRRDQIWFTEKDKYGATQLYPLSDYKPRKNEALQRGYLSGRYGAIPILEEFGLDG; encoded by the coding sequence ATGTTAGTAGAATTTAGAGTAAAGAATTATCGGTCTTTTCGTGATGAGCAGACGCTTAGTATGGTGGCGAGTAATGATAAAAAAACATTGCCTGATAATTGTATGCCTGCAGGTAAACTGCGATTGCTTAAATCAGCTGGAATATATGGACCTAATGCATCAGGAAAAAGTAATCTTATTAAAGCGCTATCTACAATGAAAATAATTGTCAGTAATTCAGCAAACCAAAAACCTGAATCTGAATTACCGATAGAGCCATTTTTTCTTGATGACAATTTAAGCAAAGAGCCAAGTTCTTTTGAAGTAATATTTTATTATAATGATGTGCGATATCAATATGGTTTTACAACAACAAGAGAAAGAATTCATGATGAATGGTTGTTTGCATCTCCTGAAGGTAGATCTCAATTATGGTTTCAACGGATATATGATGAGAAAAAAGATGAAACTGAATGGAAATTTGGGTCTTTTCTTAAAGGTGATAAACAAAAAATAGCAGACAAAACCCGCAATAACTCTTTGTTTACATCTGTTGGTGCACAATGGAATAATGAGCAACTAACCCAAATATATAAGTGGTTTAATAAACATCTTGCATTTATAGCAAAAAATAGTAGTATCGAACTATTTACTGCTATGTTATGTTATTTTTCAAGTAATGACGAGAGATTAAAAAATAAACTTACGAATCATATTATAGATTTGCTTAGGAAAGCTGATTTTGGGATATCCAATATTAATGTTACAAAAAAGCAATTTGAAAAACCTGATTTTCCCGATAAAATGCCTAACATAATTCAAAAAGATATCCTATTTGAAATGGAAAAATCTTCATATGATGTTAAGTTCACGCATCAGAATATAATCAATAATAAAAATATTGAGTTTCCATTGTTGAATGAATCTGATGGGACACAGAGATTTTTCCATCTAATAGGACCAATTTTAGATTCAATAGCTTCCAGGGATACCTTAATAATTGATGAGCTAGAAGAAAGTTTACATCCTTTATTAGCTCATGAATTAATTAAGTATTTTCAAAATTCAGATGTTAATCAAAAAGGCTCTCAGCTAATCTTCGCTACTCATGATACGACTCTTATGAATTCAGAATTGCTTAGAAGAGATCAAATATGGTTTACAGAAAAAGATAAATACGGCGCTACACAATTATATCCGCTATCAGATTATAAACCTCGTAAAAACGAAGCGTTGCAGAGAGGCTATCTATCGGGAAGATATGGCGCTATTCCGATACTTGAGGAATTTGGTTTAGATGGTTAG
- the guaA gene encoding glutamine-hydrolyzing GMP synthase, whose product MTDKILILDFGSQYSQLITRKIRENNVYSELVKYDAVPPSATDNNLKGIILSGGPSSVHDKDAPRIDPGWLNLGLPVLGICYGLQHITELFGGKVKRAKNREYGPSILSRKSQNLSGTRSKLLKNVPKSSKVWMSHGDSVVKLADGFSTTAFTETLPHAVIENKAKNIYALQFHPEVAHTEYGNTILANFIFDICGAKANWTPASFIKSQVKSLKEQLSGQKVICALSGGVDSTVTAMLLNRAIGENLNCVFINNGLLRLNEAQEVINSFKKFKLNLRLVDSSALFLKRLTGIANPERKRKIIGRTFIEVFSQEAKKLQKTLNTKKIKYLAQGTLYPDLIESISFKGPSATIKSHHNVGGLPKRMGLKLIEPLKELFKDEVRAVGIKLNLPKHLIWRHPFPGPGLAVRIIGSITWDRLELLRKADDIFIKELHKNKLYDKTWQAFCVLLPVKSVGVMGDERTYENVVALRAVTSTDAMTADWARLPDDFLANVSNRIINEVKGINRVVYDISSKPPATIEWE is encoded by the coding sequence ATGACTGATAAGATTCTGATATTAGATTTCGGCTCGCAATATTCTCAACTTATAACCCGTAAAATACGCGAAAACAACGTTTATTCCGAGTTGGTTAAATATGATGCTGTGCCGCCATCCGCGACTGATAATAATCTGAAAGGCATTATCCTTTCCGGCGGACCGTCATCGGTGCATGATAAAGATGCGCCCCGTATAGACCCGGGCTGGCTTAATCTTGGCTTGCCGGTATTGGGTATATGTTATGGGCTTCAGCATATAACCGAACTGTTTGGCGGGAAAGTCAAGCGCGCTAAAAATCGCGAATATGGTCCCTCGATACTTAGCCGCAAATCGCAGAATTTATCCGGTACGCGCTCGAAACTGCTTAAGAACGTGCCTAAATCATCGAAAGTCTGGATGAGCCATGGCGATTCGGTTGTTAAGCTGGCTGATGGATTTAGCACGACAGCCTTTACGGAAACTCTGCCTCATGCTGTTATCGAAAATAAGGCGAAAAATATCTATGCTCTTCAGTTTCATCCGGAGGTTGCTCATACCGAATACGGCAATACTATCCTCGCTAATTTCATATTTGATATTTGCGGCGCCAAAGCTAACTGGACGCCTGCTTCGTTTATAAAATCTCAGGTGAAATCATTAAAAGAACAGCTTAGCGGTCAGAAAGTTATATGCGCGCTTTCCGGCGGCGTTGATTCAACCGTAACGGCGATGCTTCTTAATAGAGCCATAGGCGAAAATCTTAATTGTGTCTTTATTAATAACGGTCTGCTGCGTCTCAATGAAGCGCAGGAGGTAATTAACTCTTTTAAGAAATTCAAATTAAATCTTAGGTTAGTCGATTCATCCGCATTGTTTTTGAAGCGCCTTACCGGAATTGCTAATCCCGAACGAAAGAGAAAGATTATTGGGCGGACATTTATAGAGGTTTTCTCTCAGGAAGCCAAGAAACTCCAAAAAACATTAAACACTAAAAAGATAAAATATCTTGCTCAGGGGACGCTTTATCCCGATTTAATCGAATCGATTTCGTTTAAGGGGCCATCGGCTACAATTAAATCACATCATAATGTCGGCGGTTTGCCCAAGCGGATGGGCTTAAAGCTTATCGAACCGCTTAAAGAGCTTTTCAAGGATGAGGTGCGAGCGGTTGGCATCAAACTTAACCTGCCGAAACATCTTATCTGGCGTCATCCGTTCCCGGGTCCGGGTTTGGCGGTACGCATTATCGGCTCAATTACCTGGGATAGGCTGGAATTATTGCGCAAAGCTGATGATATTTTCATAAAGGAGCTTCATAAAAACAAGCTGTATGATAAAACCTGGCAGGCGTTTTGTGTGTTGTTGCCGGTTAAGAGTGTTGGCGTGATGGGCGATGAGCGCACTTATGAGAATGTGGTTGCTTTGCGAGCTGTTACCTCCACCGATGCCATGACAGCGGATTGGGCGCGTTTACCGGATGATTTTTTGGCGAATGTTTCCAACCGGATTATAAACGAGGTGAAGGGGATTAATCGGGTTGTGTATGACATATCGAGCAAGCCGCCGGCTACTATTGAGTGGGAGTGA
- the nadB gene encoding L-aspartate oxidase translates to MSKEYDILIIGSGIAGLMYALKTAHLGRVAIITKKNRMDTSTNYAQGGIASVFSKTDSFENHINDTIKTGGGICDSAVVEKVIKSGPRYINELAELGVKFTRKRGQFDLGREGGHSQKRVVHSADHTGRNIENALLESLAKHKNIDLYENNSAIDIITQHQLGKETPKSGPSCYGVYVYDNQRMQVETFHARLTLLATGGAGYVYQHTTNPGIATGDGIAMAYRAGVKVANLEFVQFHPTRLYAVNEEPFLITEAVRGEGGLLISSDGRRFMEGQHKMAELAPRDVVARAIDMVLKQTGDDCVYLDITNRSKSFLEERFPTIVGKCRSIGIDPAKEPIPVVPAAHYFCGGALTDLNGCTSMKYLLAAGEVACTGMHGANRLASNSLLEAVAFADFAAEWTKKNFAKIKKRRKHYLPDWDESKVFDHKEWVVVSHDQQTIRNLMWDYVGIVRSNNRLNKAYDRCLIMRKHIEQFYRKNPIRPEVLQLRNIADVALMLIRCALKRKESRGLHYNIDYPDRDDKNYKHNTIIQRNFNKEK, encoded by the coding sequence ATGAGTAAAGAATATGACATTTTGATAATCGGTTCCGGTATTGCCGGTTTGATGTATGCCTTAAAGACGGCTCATCTTGGCAGGGTGGCGATTATCACTAAGAAAAATCGAATGGATACCTCGACAAACTATGCCCAGGGCGGGATAGCCTCAGTTTTTAGCAAGACTGATAGTTTCGAGAATCACATTAATGATACGATAAAAACTGGCGGCGGCATTTGCGATAGCGCAGTTGTCGAAAAAGTAATCAAATCAGGGCCAAGGTATATTAATGAGTTGGCCGAATTAGGCGTAAAATTTACCCGTAAACGCGGGCAGTTTGATCTTGGCCGTGAGGGCGGTCATTCTCAGAAACGGGTAGTTCATTCGGCAGACCATACCGGCCGGAATATTGAAAATGCCCTTTTAGAATCATTGGCAAAACATAAAAATATCGATCTTTATGAAAATAATTCAGCGATAGATATAATCACTCAGCATCAACTGGGCAAGGAAACGCCTAAAAGCGGCCCGAGCTGTTACGGCGTTTATGTGTATGACAATCAACGGATGCAGGTAGAAACATTCCACGCGCGCTTAACGCTTCTGGCGACTGGCGGCGCAGGCTATGTTTATCAGCATACGACTAACCCCGGCATTGCTACCGGCGATGGAATTGCGATGGCTTACCGTGCGGGAGTTAAAGTAGCCAATCTTGAGTTTGTTCAGTTTCATCCAACTCGGCTTTATGCTGTAAATGAAGAGCCATTTTTAATCACTGAGGCTGTTCGCGGCGAGGGCGGTTTGCTTATATCCTCCGATGGCCGCCGGTTTATGGAGGGTCAGCATAAGATGGCGGAACTGGCTCCCCGTGATGTTGTTGCGCGCGCTATAGATATGGTTTTGAAACAAACCGGCGATGATTGCGTTTATCTTGATATTACGAACCGCAGCAAATCATTTCTTGAAGAGCGCTTTCCAACAATTGTCGGGAAATGCCGAAGTATTGGCATCGACCCGGCTAAAGAACCCATACCGGTAGTTCCGGCGGCGCATTATTTTTGCGGCGGCGCGCTTACAGATTTAAACGGCTGTACCTCTATGAAATATCTCCTTGCCGCCGGCGAGGTGGCCTGCACTGGTATGCACGGCGCAAATCGTTTAGCTTCAAACTCGCTTTTGGAGGCAGTAGCTTTTGCCGATTTTGCAGCCGAATGGACTAAAAAAAACTTTGCGAAAATAAAAAAAAGGCGAAAACATTATTTGCCTGATTGGGATGAATCTAAAGTGTTCGATCATAAGGAATGGGTTGTTGTTTCTCACGACCAGCAGACAATCCGCAATTTAATGTGGGATTATGTCGGCATTGTCCGTTCCAATAACAGGTTGAATAAAGCCTATGACCGCTGTCTTATTATGCGCAAACATATCGAGCAGTTCTACCGTAAAAATCCTATCCGCCCAGAGGTGCTTCAGCTTCGTAATATAGCAGATGTTGCTTTAATGCTAATCAGGTGCGCACTCAAACGGAAAGAATCGCGCGGTTTGCATTATAATATCGATTATCCCGATAGGGATGATAAGAATTACAAACATAATACTATCATCCAAAGGAATTTTAATAAGGAAAAATAA